One window of Nymphaea colorata isolate Beijing-Zhang1983 chromosome 1, ASM883128v2, whole genome shotgun sequence genomic DNA carries:
- the LOC116245737 gene encoding peroxidase 43-like — protein sequence MARRAIILLCSISLLLDHSWGSLQVGFYSSTCPAAESIVRSAVRAAMTFDWTITAPLLRLHFHDCFVQGCEGSILIDGPTSEKTSRAHAGLRGFDVIDAAKSQLEQVCPGVVSCSDIVALAARDSVSMSGGPSYQVETGRRDGLASVASDASRMPDVNDPISVLKAKFAAKGLSASDLVLLSAGGHSIGTAACFFMTKRLYAFTPAGGSDRSINPAFLPALELTCPANGDVNVRLPLDQGSEFSFDKNILNNIRFGFAVLASDAQLYEDPSTRRVVDSYFGLRGGSVPDLSSSSFHRDFANAMVKMGRVGVKTGSQGEIRRVCSRFN from the exons ATGGCCAGAAGAGCTATAATTCTTCTCTGCTCCATCAGCTTGCTGCTGGATCATTCATGGGGATCCCTTCAAGTGGGTTTCTACTCCTCTACCTGCCCTGCTGCCGAGTCCATAGTTAGATCCGCCGTTCGAGCCGCCATGACTTTCGACTGGACCATCACTGCTCCCCTACTCCGCCTCCACTTCCATGACTGCTTTGTTCAG GGATGTGAAGGGTCTATTCTGATTGATGGGCCGACTTCCGAGAAGACCAGCCGGGCCCATGCAGGCTTAAGGGGGTTCGACGTGATCGATGCTGCGAAATCTCAGCTGGAACAGGTGTGCCCCGGCGTTGTTTCGTGCTCGGACATAGTGGCATTGGCGGCGAGGGACTCTGTTTCCATG AGTGGAGGGCCAAGTTATCAAGTTGAAACAGGGAGAAGAGATGGCCTTGCTTCTGTGGCTTCTGATGCTAGCAGAATGCCTGATGTTAATGACCCCATCAGTGTCCTCAAGGCGAAGTTTGCAGCAAAGGGACTCTCTGCTTCAGACTTGGTTCTTCTAAGCGCAG GGGGGCACAGCATAGGCACGGCGGCATGTTTCTTTATGACCAAGCGCCTCTATGCATTCACTCCCGCCGGAGGGTCCGACCGCTCCATAAATCCGGCGTTCCTGCCGGCACTGGAATTAACCTGCCCGGCGAACGGCGACGTCAATGTCCGGCTGCCTTTGGATCAGGGAAGCGAGTTTTCGTTCGACAAGAACATCCTCAACAATATCCGGTTCGGGTTCGCGGTTCTCGCATCCGATGCACAACTCTACGAGGACCCGTCCACCCGACGGGTCGTGGATTCGTATTTTGGGCTGCGCGGCGGGTCCGTTCCCGACTTGTCCAGTTCATCCTTCCATCGAGATTTCGCGAATGCAATGGTGAAGATGGGTCGGGTCGGTGTAAAAACCGGATCCCAGGGTGAAATCAGAAGAGTATGCTCCAGATTCAATTGA
- the LOC116247825 gene encoding alcohol dehydrogenase 1-like isoform X2, giving the protein MCACFCFLVVKLRLHGRRGSHCQLRRLRFIHLKRWKSGSRFNSLLYAILTFSSGKPRVVESVGEGVRDLKPGDHVLPIFTGECGECRHCKSEESNMCELLRINTDRGVMIADGKSRFSIKGQPVYHFLGTSTFSEYTVVHTGCVAKINPRAPLDKVCILSCGISTGFGAVVNVAKPPRGSTVAVFGLGAVGLAAAEGARVSGASRIIGIDINPNRFETARKFGVTEFVNPKDSNKPVQQVLAEMTNGGVDRSIECTGNIQAMISAFECVHDGWGVAVLVGVPSKEAVFQTNPMNILNERTLKGTFYGNYKPRSDIPSVVEKYMNKELELEKFITHEIPFSDINKAFDYMEKGESLRCIIRMGA; this is encoded by the exons ATGTGTGCCTGCTTTTGCTTTCTGGTGGTGAAGCTGCGATTGCATGGGAGGCGGGGAAGCCATTGTCAATTGAGGAGGTTGAGGTTCATCCACCTCAAGCGATGGAAGTCAGGATCAAGATTCAATTCACTGCTCTATGCCATACTGACGTTTTCTTCTGGGAAGCCAAG GGTGGTGGAGAGTGTTGGTGAAGGGGTGAGAGACCTTAAGCCAGGTGATCATGTACTGCCTATCTTCACAGGAGAATGTGGGGAGTGCAGGCACTGCAAGTCTGAAGAGAGCAACATGTGTGAACTCCTGAGGATCAACACAGACAGGGGAGTGATGATTGCTGATGGAAAATCCAGGTTTTCCATCAAGGGTCAACCAGTTTATCACTTTTTGGGTACTTCTACTTTCAGTGAGTATACAGTTGTTCACACTGGTTGTGTTGCAAAGATTAATCCAAGAGCACCTCTAGACAAAGTGTGTATCCTCAGCTGTGGAATTTCTACTG GTTTTGGTGCTGTTGTGAATGTTGCTAAACCGCCTAGAGGCTCTACTGTGGCAGTCTTTGGGCTGGGTGCCGTTGGACTAGCA GCTGCTGAAGGTGCACGGGTTTCCGGCGCTTCGAGGATAATTGGAATTGATATCAACCCAAACAGATTTGAGACAG CCAGGAAGTTCGGTGTCACAGAGTTTGTGAATCCAAAAGACTCTAACAAGCCTGTTCAACAG GTGCTGGCGGAGATGACCAACGGAGGTGTTGATCGGAGCATCGAGTGCACAGGGAATATTCAGGCCATGATATCTGCTTTCGAGTGTGTCCATGAT GGTTGGGGAGTTGCTGTTCTGGTTGGCGTTCCTAGCAAAGAGGCAGTGTTTCAGACGAACCCCATGAACATACTGAATGAAAGGACTCTCAAAGGAACTTTCTATGGAAACTACAAGCCACGCTCTGACATTCCCTCTGTTGTGGAGAAGTACATGAACAAG GAACTCGAATTGGAGAAGTTCATAACTCATGAAATTCCTTTCTCTGACATTAACAAAGCGTTCGATTACATGGAGAAGGGGGAAAGCCTGAGATGCATTATAAGGATGGGAGCATAG
- the LOC116247825 gene encoding alcohol dehydrogenase 1-like isoform X1 produces the protein MSTEGTIIRCHAAIAWEAGKPLSIEEVEVHPPQAMEVRIKIQFTALCHTDVFFWEAKGQTPVFPRIFGHEAGGVVESVGEGVRDLKPGDHVLPIFTGECGECRHCKSEESNMCELLRINTDRGVMIADGKSRFSIKGQPVYHFLGTSTFSEYTVVHTGCVAKINPRAPLDKVCILSCGISTGFGAVVNVAKPPRGSTVAVFGLGAVGLAAAEGARVSGASRIIGIDINPNRFETARKFGVTEFVNPKDSNKPVQQVLAEMTNGGVDRSIECTGNIQAMISAFECVHDGWGVAVLVGVPSKEAVFQTNPMNILNERTLKGTFYGNYKPRSDIPSVVEKYMNKELELEKFITHEIPFSDINKAFDYMEKGESLRCIIRMGA, from the exons atgtctacTGAAGGCACGATTATTCGTTGTCATG CTGCGATTGCATGGGAGGCGGGGAAGCCATTGTCAATTGAGGAGGTTGAGGTTCATCCACCTCAAGCGATGGAAGTCAGGATCAAGATTCAATTCACTGCTCTATGCCATACTGACGTTTTCTTCTGGGAAGCCAAG GGCCAGACCCCTGTGTTTCCAAGAATCTTTGGCCATGAAGCAGGAGG GGTGGTGGAGAGTGTTGGTGAAGGGGTGAGAGACCTTAAGCCAGGTGATCATGTACTGCCTATCTTCACAGGAGAATGTGGGGAGTGCAGGCACTGCAAGTCTGAAGAGAGCAACATGTGTGAACTCCTGAGGATCAACACAGACAGGGGAGTGATGATTGCTGATGGAAAATCCAGGTTTTCCATCAAGGGTCAACCAGTTTATCACTTTTTGGGTACTTCTACTTTCAGTGAGTATACAGTTGTTCACACTGGTTGTGTTGCAAAGATTAATCCAAGAGCACCTCTAGACAAAGTGTGTATCCTCAGCTGTGGAATTTCTACTG GTTTTGGTGCTGTTGTGAATGTTGCTAAACCGCCTAGAGGCTCTACTGTGGCAGTCTTTGGGCTGGGTGCCGTTGGACTAGCA GCTGCTGAAGGTGCACGGGTTTCCGGCGCTTCGAGGATAATTGGAATTGATATCAACCCAAACAGATTTGAGACAG CCAGGAAGTTCGGTGTCACAGAGTTTGTGAATCCAAAAGACTCTAACAAGCCTGTTCAACAG GTGCTGGCGGAGATGACCAACGGAGGTGTTGATCGGAGCATCGAGTGCACAGGGAATATTCAGGCCATGATATCTGCTTTCGAGTGTGTCCATGAT GGTTGGGGAGTTGCTGTTCTGGTTGGCGTTCCTAGCAAAGAGGCAGTGTTTCAGACGAACCCCATGAACATACTGAATGAAAGGACTCTCAAAGGAACTTTCTATGGAAACTACAAGCCACGCTCTGACATTCCCTCTGTTGTGGAGAAGTACATGAACAAG GAACTCGAATTGGAGAAGTTCATAACTCATGAAATTCCTTTCTCTGACATTAACAAAGCGTTCGATTACATGGAGAAGGGGGAAAGCCTGAGATGCATTATAAGGATGGGAGCATAG
- the LOC116247825 gene encoding alcohol dehydrogenase 1-like isoform X3 has product MLRLHGRRGSHCQLRRLRFIHLKRWKSGSRFNSLLYAILTFSSGKPRVVESVGEGVRDLKPGDHVLPIFTGECGECRHCKSEESNMCELLRINTDRGVMIADGKSRFSIKGQPVYHFLGTSTFSEYTVVHTGCVAKINPRAPLDKVCILSCGISTGFGAVVNVAKPPRGSTVAVFGLGAVGLAAAEGARVSGASRIIGIDINPNRFETARKFGVTEFVNPKDSNKPVQQVLAEMTNGGVDRSIECTGNIQAMISAFECVHDGWGVAVLVGVPSKEAVFQTNPMNILNERTLKGTFYGNYKPRSDIPSVVEKYMNKELELEKFITHEIPFSDINKAFDYMEKGESLRCIIRMGA; this is encoded by the exons ATG CTGCGATTGCATGGGAGGCGGGGAAGCCATTGTCAATTGAGGAGGTTGAGGTTCATCCACCTCAAGCGATGGAAGTCAGGATCAAGATTCAATTCACTGCTCTATGCCATACTGACGTTTTCTTCTGGGAAGCCAAG GGTGGTGGAGAGTGTTGGTGAAGGGGTGAGAGACCTTAAGCCAGGTGATCATGTACTGCCTATCTTCACAGGAGAATGTGGGGAGTGCAGGCACTGCAAGTCTGAAGAGAGCAACATGTGTGAACTCCTGAGGATCAACACAGACAGGGGAGTGATGATTGCTGATGGAAAATCCAGGTTTTCCATCAAGGGTCAACCAGTTTATCACTTTTTGGGTACTTCTACTTTCAGTGAGTATACAGTTGTTCACACTGGTTGTGTTGCAAAGATTAATCCAAGAGCACCTCTAGACAAAGTGTGTATCCTCAGCTGTGGAATTTCTACTG GTTTTGGTGCTGTTGTGAATGTTGCTAAACCGCCTAGAGGCTCTACTGTGGCAGTCTTTGGGCTGGGTGCCGTTGGACTAGCA GCTGCTGAAGGTGCACGGGTTTCCGGCGCTTCGAGGATAATTGGAATTGATATCAACCCAAACAGATTTGAGACAG CCAGGAAGTTCGGTGTCACAGAGTTTGTGAATCCAAAAGACTCTAACAAGCCTGTTCAACAG GTGCTGGCGGAGATGACCAACGGAGGTGTTGATCGGAGCATCGAGTGCACAGGGAATATTCAGGCCATGATATCTGCTTTCGAGTGTGTCCATGAT GGTTGGGGAGTTGCTGTTCTGGTTGGCGTTCCTAGCAAAGAGGCAGTGTTTCAGACGAACCCCATGAACATACTGAATGAAAGGACTCTCAAAGGAACTTTCTATGGAAACTACAAGCCACGCTCTGACATTCCCTCTGTTGTGGAGAAGTACATGAACAAG GAACTCGAATTGGAGAAGTTCATAACTCATGAAATTCCTTTCTCTGACATTAACAAAGCGTTCGATTACATGGAGAAGGGGGAAAGCCTGAGATGCATTATAAGGATGGGAGCATAG
- the LOC116247821 gene encoding alcohol dehydrogenase 2-like: MASTAGKVIRCRAAVAWEAGKPLVIEEVEVAPPQAMEVRIKILYTALCHTDVYFWEAKGQTPIFPRILGHEAGGVIESVGEGVTDLQPGDHVLPVFTGECGDCAHCKSEESNMCDLLRIDPDRGVMLADGKSRFTIRGQPISHFLGTSTFSEYTVVHSGCVAKINPEAPLETVCILSCGFCTGFGATVNVAKPKKGQTVAVFGLGAVGLSAVEGARFAGASKIIGVDLNPARFEQAKKFGCTDFVNPNDYEKPVQQVLVEMTNGGVDRAVECTGSIQAMIAAFECVHDGWGVAVLVGVPHKDAVFKTHPGNFLVEKTLKGTFYGNYKTRSDIPEVVEICMRKEVELEKFVTHRVPFSEINKAFDLMLSGQGIRCVMSMEE; the protein is encoded by the exons ATGGCAAGCACTGCTGGTAAAGTCATCCGATGCAGGG CTGCTGTTGCATGGGAGGCGGGGAAGCCGCTGGTGATTGAGGAGGTGGAGGTTGCACCACCTCAGGCCATGGAAGTCAGGATCAAGATCCTCTACACTGCCCTCTGCCACACTGATGTCTACTTCTGGGAGGCCAAG GGGCAAACACCCATCTTCCCTAGGATCCTTGGTCATGAGGCTGGAGG GGTGATTGAGAGTGTGGGAGAGGGAGTGACTGATCTTCAGCCTGGCGATCATGTGCTGCCCGTCTTCACCGGAGAGTGTGGGGACTGCGCCCACTGCAAATCGGAGGAGAGCAACATGTGCGACCTTCTCAGGATCGACCCGGACAGGGGCGTCATGCTCGCCGACGGCAAGTCCAGGTTCACCATTAGAGGGCAACCCATCAGCCACTTCCTCGGCACCTCCACCTTCAGCGAGTACACCGTCGTCCACTCCGGCTGTGTTGCCAAGATCAACCCAGAGGCTCCCCTTGAGACTGTCTGCATCCTCAGCTGTGGCTTCTGTACTG gttttggtgCAACTGTAAACGTTGCTAAGCCAAAGAAAGGCCAGACTGTAGCTGTCTTTGGCTTGGGTGCTGTGGGCCTTTCT GCTGTTGAAGGTGCAAGATTTGCTGGCGCATCAAAGATCATTGGAGTTGATCTCAACCCTGCCAGATTTGAACAAG CAAAAAAATTTGGTTGCACAGACTTTGTGAACCCAAATGACTATGAAAAGCCTGTCCAACAG GTGCTTGTGGAGATGACAAATGGCGGAGTTGACAGGGCTGTTGAGTGCACTGGCAGCATCCAGGCCATGATCGCCGCCTTCGAGTGTGTGCACGAC GGTTGGGGAGTCGCTGTGCTGGTTGGAGTCCCTCACAAGGACGCAGTGTTCAAGACACACCCTGGAAACTTCCTGGTGGAGAAAACTCTCAAAGGAACGTTCTACGGCAACTACAAGACCCGCTCTGACATCCCTGAAGTCGTCGAGATCTGCATGAGAAAA GAGGTTGAGTTGGAGAAGTTTGTGACTCACCGCGTTCCGTTCTCTGAGATCAACAAGGCCTTCGATCTGATGCTCAGCGGTCAGGGCATTCGCTGTGTCATGAGCATGGAAGAatga